A part of Aegilops tauschii subsp. strangulata cultivar AL8/78 chromosome 2, Aet v6.0, whole genome shotgun sequence genomic DNA contains:
- the LOC109768817 gene encoding putative pentatricopeptide repeat-containing protein At1g26500, with the protein MPPRLLFRRLLSTAVAAPAPEAAAASAAAPRPTDPALLVRLCTILYQQQNAPDAALQRRLSALPLPSAPADLRELFLQASARFPLSWRPVQRLLAHLTARHGFAHSPATAARFLDVLAKSSNVDLLHSTLLALPTVLLSDAALRAAVRGLAPAREVGKVSALLTLFPDAQRPRVLAFVVDVVCSVCKLPDVAEKVVKQAEHRYGLARCGRCCELLVVAYCRAGMFADACSLWNGMEKRGIEPGAAAYEEIVVTLFKNNRIPDAMKVFDGMRRRGLSAGGGGACYHAVVSWLCKEGRTWSAFMVLAEMVKRGVEVDGEVLGDLVYGLLARRRVREGYSVFHGVKEKDIALYHGLMKGLVRIKRAGEATEVFREMVTSGCEPNMHTYIMLLQGHLGKRGRKGRDPLVNFESIFVGGLVKAGRTLEATKFVERTMWGGVDVPRFDYNKFLHYFSNEEGVAMFEEVGRRLRETGHVDLGDIFLTYGERMATRDRRRRAMNGRLTAVEDYSCLSSSQESEARSV; encoded by the coding sequence ATGCCTCCGCGCCTCCTGTTCCGCCGCCTCCTCTCCACCGCCGTCGCAGCTCCCGCTccggaggccgccgccgcctccgctgcCGCGCCGAGGCCCACCGACCCGGCGCTGCTCGTCCGCCTCTGCACGATCCTCTACCAGCAGCAGAACGCCCCGGACGccgccctgcagcgccgcctcTCCGCGCTCCCCCTCCCTTCCGCCCCCGCCGACCTCCGCGAGCTCTTCCTCCAGGCGTCCGCGCGGTTCCCGCTCTCCTGGCGCCCCGTGCAGCGCCTCCTCGCGCACCTCACCGCCCGCCACGGCTTCGCGCACTCCCCCGCCACCGCCGCGCGCTTCCTCGACGTCCTCGCCAAGTCCAGCAACGTCGACCTGCTCCACTCCACGCTGCTCGCCCTCCCGACCGTCCTCCTCTCCGACGcggccctccgcgccgccgtccgcGGCCTCGCCCCCGCCCGCGAGGTCGGCAAGGTCTCCGCCCTCCTCACCCTCTTCCCCGACGCACAGCGCCCCCGCGTGCTCGCCTTCGTCGTCGACGTCGTTTGCTCCGTATGCAAGCTGCCCGACGTGGCAGAGAAGGTGGTCAAGCAAGCCGAGCACCGGTACGGCCTCGCGCGCTGCGGCAGGTGCTGCGAGCTGCTGGTCGTCGCGTACTGCCGCGCGGGGATGTTTGCCGACGCGTGCAGTTTGTGGAACGGGATGGAGAAGCGCGGGATCGAGCCCGGCGCTGCGGCATACGAAGAGATCGTGGTGACGCTGTTCAAGAACAACCGTATCCCTGACGCCATGAAGGTGTTCGACGGAATGCGGAGGAGGGGATTGTCTGCCGGCGGTGGTGGCGCGTGCTACCACGCGGTGGTTTCGTGGCTGTGCAAGGAAGGAAGGACCTGGTCGGCGTTCATGGTGCTGGCCGAAATGGTTAAGAGAGGGGTGGAGGTGGACGGAGAGGTGCTTGGGGATTTGGTGTATGGGCTCTTGGCGAGACGGAGGGTGAGGGAAGGGTACAGTGTTTTCCATGGTGTCAAAGAGAAGGATATTGCACTGTACCATGGGTTGATGAAGGGTTTGGTGAGGATCAAGCGAGCTGGGGAGGCGACTGAGGTGTTTAGGGAGATGGTTACCAGTGGGTGCGAGCCAAACATGCACACCTACATCATGTTGCTTCAGGGGCACTTGGGGAAGAGGGGCAGGAAGGGCAGGGATCCATTGGTGAATTTTGAGAGCATCTTCGTCGGCGGATTGGTGAAAGCGGGGAGGACACTGGAGGCCACTAAGTTTGTGGAGAGGACAATGTGGGGTGGAGTGGATGTGCCGAGGTTTGACTATAATAAGTTCTTGCACTACTTCTCGAATGAGGAGGGAGTAGCGATGTTTGAGGAGGTTGGAAGGAGGTTGAGGGAAACAGGTCATGTTGATCTTGGGGACATCTTTCTAACCTATGGCGAGAGGATGGCCACAAGGGATAGGAGGAGGAGAGCGATGAATGGGCGTTTGACAGCAGTTgaagattatagttgcttatcaTCATCTCAGGAGTCAGAAGCTAGGAGCGTGTGA